The Haloplanus natans DSM 17983 DNA segment AACCTCGTCGAGGTGCTGGAAACCGGCTAACCGGCCACAAGGTATATTCTCCCGAGACGGTAACTTCTCGGCGGACCCACGAGTAATCGGTCCGGTACCCACATGTGCATACGACGCGGGTCACACCTGCGACGAGCCAACCCGTCGGATCGCGTCGGTCGGCCGGCCGCGCCAATGGGAGGGCCGAGCCGATGATCGACACCGCGGGCGTGTCGTGGAGCGAGGAGCGTGGCGCATACATCACCCGGTTCGACGACGAGGACGGCGACTACTCGCCGAGCGTCGCCGTCGCCGAGGCGGTGGCGTCGGCGCTCGAGGACTGCGAGCGACCGCTGTTCGACTACGTCGATCCCGACGCGTTGGACGCTCTGGTCGCCGGGTCCTCGGAGACGACAGTGTCGTTCGAGGTCGAGTCGACGACCGTGACCGTCCACGGCGACGGCCGCGTGCTCGTCCGTATCTAAGCCTTCGGCTCGATCTTGCCGGCGAACGTCTGCCGGGTGATCACGTCGTCCTCGACGACGAACGTGTCCGTACAGAACTCGTAGTCGTTGTCCGGAGTCGCTCCGTGCCAGACGATGTAGGCGTACTCGTCTTCGACCGTCTTCCGGTCGAGTTCGATCGTCGATCCGTCCTGCGAGAACTCCTCGAACAGCCCGGCGAATAGCTCTTCGATTTCGTCGAGTCCCCGGAAGGTGCCCATGTTGGTGATGATGACGGAGTCGTCGGTGTAGTCGACGAGGCATTCGTCGAGGTCCTGTGCGGTGAACGCGTCGAGGTGGTGGTCCAGTACGGATTCGGTCGTCATGGCTACACGCTCCGTTTCGCCCACACTATGATGAACGTTACCCGACCGAACGGGGTCGCTACGCACCGAAATAGAGGATGGCATACGCTAGCACCGCCGCGAGCAGGAGAAACGCCATCAGATACTCGAACAGGCCGTCGGGCGTGGTGCTGGAAGGCAAGTTCATGCCCGTGTTATACGGTGTCGCGGATTAAGAGCGTACCGCCCGTCTCACCGCTGGAATTATCAACGGCGAGACCACGGCCACAAGCGCTAACTGCTCGCTTCGTCTCGTCACGACCGAATGTCCGTTACGCGACGGGGCGTCCTCGCGGCGGTTGCACTCGCCCAGTCGAACCTGCTCGGCGGCTGTTTCGGCGGCGGAGCCGACGGGACACGAGCCAGCAGTGGGTCGACTGGCGACTCCGAACCCACCGCGACGGCGACGCCCGAACCCACGACCGACGCACCGACGGCGACGGCGACGGCGACACCCGTCGCCAACGCCGAGATGGCCGCCGCGACGGCGAACGTCCTCTCGGAGTTCGAGTGGTTCGAGGCCGAGTACAACCCGGCGATCACCCAGTTCCGGGTGCAGGCCAATCGGGTTCTCACCGTCTTCACCGAACTCGCGGCGGCGGAGACCCGAACCGAATCGGACGTGGCGGCGGTCCGTGAGGCGACGACGGAACTCGCCGAGTTCGTGCAGTCGGCCCTCGTTCCGCATTTCGCGGTCGATCCGGCGCTTCGAATCCCGGACAACGTCTACGTCCGCGACTTCGAACGCGGTGTCAGACGTGGTGACCGACAGTTCCAGGACGCCGCCATCTCCCGCGCACAGTCGTTTTACAGACGCGTCACGACCAAGGAGTACGTCTCGAACGAACTGTCGCGTCGCCCCGTCTACGGCCCGCTGTACGACATGCTGGTGCCGGGCGGGGCGAGCGACCGTATCGTCGCGCTCGTGAGCGAGGACGACGACTTCCAGACGCTGGCACATCCCGACATCGACGAATCGACGGCCGGCGACGGTATCGACCAGCACACCCACGAGTTCCCGAGCGGTCACCGCGTCTTCACCCACGCCCACAGCCACCCGACGAGCCATCCCGTCCGCGACCATACGAACGAACCGCGGCTGAACGAACTCTACGCCTACGGAGACGATGGCGTGGCCCTCCTCGAAGACACGACGTCCTACCGCGAGCGACTCGACGACTTCGAACCCGCGTTGACCGGCCTGTTCGAGCCGGTCAAATCCAGCGGCCGGACGACCGGCGTGACCCTCATGTTCGGCACGGCCAACGCCGGTTGGGACTCGTCGCCGGTGTACGTCGAGGCGTTCGACTCCGTCGACGCGGCGCGGGCGGCGACCGAACCGACCGACACAATCGGCTCCGAGGGCGTCGTGTCGTTCGCCGGGCGGAAATGGGAGCGCGTCTTCTACGACGCTGCCGGGACGACCATCTACGCCTACCGCCTGCGAGCCGGATCGGCCGTCGTCACCGCCCTCCCCTCCAACGTGCCGTGGGAGCGACGCCCGGAGTGGGCGTCGGGTCTGGCCGGCACCTGGCTCGCGGCCGAGTGAGCGGCGTTCGGTCACGAATTTTTGCACGCCTCGGTACCTTTTATCAAACGACATGCCGTGACGTGGGTATGGGACTCGACGAAGACGCACTCGACTACCACCGGCGCGATCCGCCGGGGAAAGTCGCTATCGAGACGACGAAACCGACCAGTACGCAACGCGACCTGAGCCTGGCCTACTCGCCCGGCGTCGCCGCGCCCTGTCGCGCCATCGCGGACGACCCGAGCGACGCCTACACCTACACCTCGAAGGGGAATCTGGTGGGCATGGTGTCGAACGGTTCGGCCGTCCTCGGCCTCGGCGACATCGGCGCACAGGCCTCGAAACCCGTCATCGAGGGGAAAGGCGTCCTGCTCAAGCGCTTCGCCGACATCGACGTCTTCGACTTCGAACTCGACACCGACGACCCCGACGCCATCGTCGAGGCCGTCTCGCTGACCGAACCCTCCTTCGGCGGCATCCACGTCGAGGACATCAAGGCGCCCGAATGTTTCGAAATCGAGGAGCGCCTGCGGGAGCGGATGGACGTTCCGGTCTATCACGACGACCAGCACGGCACCGCCATCGTCTCCGGGGCGGCCCTGCTCAACGCCGCCGACATCGTCGAGAAGGACCTCGACGATCTGGAGGTGGCCTTCGCGGGTGCCGGCGCGAGCGCCATCGCCACCGCCGACTTCTACGTCTCGCTGGGCGTCCCCCGCGAGAACGTCACGCTCGTCGATAGCGAGGGCATCGTCACGACCGCTCGCGCCGACGCGGGCGACGTGAACGATTACAAGGCGGCGTTCGCACAGGACTGCCCCGACGGCGACCTGACCGACGCCATCGAGGGAGCGGACGCCTTCGTCGGCCTCGCGGTCGGTGACCTCGTCGATCAGGAGATGGTGGCGTCGATGGCGCGGGACCCCATCGTCTTCGCGATGGCGAATCCGACCCCCGAAATCGGCTACCACGAGGCCCGGGCGGCCCGCGACGACACCGTCATCGCCGCCACCGGGCGGTCGGACTTCCCGAACCAGGTGAACAACGTCCTCTGTTTTCCCTTCATGTTCCGGGGCGCCCTCGACGTGCGCGCCACCGAGATCAACGAGGAGATGAAAGTCGCCGCGGCCCGCGCCCTCGCCGCCCTCGCCCGGACGGACGTGCCCGACGCGGTGGCGAAAGCCTACGGCGACGAACCCCTCCAGTACGGCCCGGAGTATCTGATTCCCAAGGCGCTCGACCCGCGGGTGCTGTTCGAGGTGGCGCCCGCCGTCGCCGAGGCGGCCGTCGAGAGCGGCGTTGCCCGCCTCGACCGTGACCTCGACGCTTACGTCGAGGAACTGGAGGCACGACTGGGGAAGGACCGCGAGATGATGCGGATCGTCCTCAACAAGGCGAAGACGGACCCCAAGCGCGTCGCCCTCGCCGAGGGGACGGACGCGACGACCATCCGCGCCGCGTCGCGGATGGTCGAGGAGGGAATCGCCCGTCCGGTTCTGCTCGGTGATCGCGAGACCATCGAGGCTCGGGTGACCGACCTCGGCCTCGATTTCGACCCCGCCGTCGTCGACCCCGCCGAAGCCGACCGCCTCGATTCCTACGCCGACCACCTCTACGAGGCGCGCCGGCGCAAGGGGATCACCCGCGTCGAGGCCGAGGACCTCGTCCGCACCCACCCCGACTACTTCGGGAGCGTGATGGTCGAGATGGGCGACGCCGACGCCCTCCTCACCGGCCTCACCCACCACTACCCCTCGGCGCTTCGCCCACCCCTGCAGGTCATCGGCACCGCCGAGGACGCCGACTACGCCGCCGGCGTCTACATGCTCGCCTTCCGCAACCGGGTGCTCTTCGTCGCGGACACGACGGTGAATCAGGACCCTGGTGCGGCAGAGTTGGCCGAAATCGGCCGGCACACGGGCGAGTTAGCCCGCCGGTTCAACGTCGACCCCCGCGCCGCGTTCCTCTCGTATTCGAACTTCGGGAGCGTCGACAACCCGGGGACGCGCAAACCCCGCCGGGCCGCCGAGTTGCTCCGCGACGACCCCGCGGTCGATTTCCCGGTCGACGGGGAGATGCAGGCAGACACCGCCGTCGTCGAGGATATCCTGACTGGGACGTACGACTTCGCCGATCTGGAGGAGCCGGCGAACGTGTTGATCTTCCCGAATCTGGAGGCGGGCAACATCGGCTACAAACTCCTGCAACGGCTCGGCGGCGCCGACGCCATCGGCCCGATGCTCGTCGGCATGGACAAACCCGTTCACGTCCTCCAGCGTGGCGACGAGGTAAACGACATCGTCAACCTCGCGGGCGTGGCCGTCGTCGACGCCCAGGAACGCGACGACGAGGCGTAGCGTCGCTCGTACCGCCGGCAGTCTCACTCCTCGCCGCCGATGTTGACCACGAACACCGGGACGGTGGCGTTCTCGACGACCCGATCCGTGACGCTCCCGAGGTGAGCGAGGCGGTCGCGGCCGGTCCGACCGTGTGTCCCCATCGCGATCACGTCGATGTTGGCCTCCTCGGCGTAGTCGAGAATCGTCTTGTACGGGATGCCCTCGCGGACGCTGGTCACGGCGTCGACGCCGGCCGCCTCGGCCGTCTCGGCGACGGCCGCGACGGCCCCCTCACCACGATCGATCAACTGCTCGATCAGGTCCTCGCGGTCCTCGTCGGCCGCGAGTTCAAACCGCCGGTCGACCACGTACAGCGCGTGCACCGTCGCGTCGTGGTTGCGCGCCATCTCGACGGCGTGTTCGAGCGTCCGGTCGACCCCCTCGCTCCCGTCGGTCGGGACGAGTATCGCGTCGTACATGAGCGCCCGTTGGCCCCCGAGTCACTTCAAACGATACGCCCCGAGACGGCCGTAACGTACATCACGGTTCCCGTCACTGGTGTGAACGTATGCCGAGCTGTCAGAACTGTGGCTCGTTCGTCACCGACGACTACGTCCGAGTGTTCGCCCCGACCGGCATGACCGAACCGCGCGTCTGTCCGAACTGTGAGGATCTCGTCCGCGACGGCGGGGACGTTCGACAGGCACGCGCGAGACGCACCTGATTTATTGCCCCGCGCCCCACGGCCCGTATGCTCACTTTCGTCGGCCTCGGACTCTACGACGAGCGGTCGATCACGGTCGAGGGGCGTGACGCCCTCCGGGCGGCCGACCGGGTGTTCGCCGAATTCTACACCAGCCGTCTCGTCGGCACGGACGTGTCGGCGCTCGAATCCCACCACGGGATCGATATCGACGTCCGTGACCGTGCGGGCGTCGAGCAACACCCCGAACCGATCCTCGACGCCGCCGAGCGCGAAGATGTCGTCTTCCTCACCGCCGGCGACACCATGATCTCGACGACTCACGTCGACCTCCGTCTGCGCGCCATCGACCGCGGGGTCGACACCCGGGTGATCCACGGCATCTCGGCCGCTCAGGCCGCGAGCGGTCTCACCGGGCTTCAGAACTACCGCTTCGGGAAGGCCGTCACCCTCCCCTTTCCGCGGGCTCACGGCGGGGATGGAGTGCCCGCGTCCGTCGTCGAGAGCGTCGAGACAAACCGTGAGCGTGGCCTCCACACCCTCGTCTATCTCGACATCAAGGTCGACGACGGCCGCGGGACCGACGCCGGGGAGACGTACATGACCGCCGACGTGGCCGCCGATCTACTGACGACGGTGTGGCCCGACCGCCTCGCCGTCGCCGTTGCCCGTGCGGGGAGTCCCGACCCCGTCGTCGTCGCGGACCGCCTCTCGGCGCTCGCGACCCGCGAGTTCGGCGACCCGCTTCACCTGCTGGTTCTTCCGGGCGACCTCCACCACGTCGAGGCGGATGCACTCCGGACGCTCGGCGGGGCGCCGGCCGACCTACTGCCGGAGTCGTGATCAGAGTGCGAACGCCAAGGCGATGCCGATCAGCAGGCCGAGAAGGAGGATCAGTACTCCCCAGAGCATGAACCGATCGGCGCCGTCCATACGGTCAGTAGGTGCGGCGGGCAGTTGACGCTAACGATGATCGGCCGGCGACGCTCGGCCTACCCGTCCCGACGGGCGACGAACTACGGCCGAACTCCGGTGTGTGCATTCATCTCAGAAATAGCGGGATAGTTCAACATAGTCAAATTAATATGGTCAAGAACGAGACGATAGTGCAGAAAACGATCCGGAAAATGGCATAAAAATTTAAATACAACCCAGCAAATATCGATCACGAGGGGACGGCCGGGGTCGGCAGGCACTGCGGTTGGGTGACGCCCGCCGATGCGACATGCCAGATCAGGAACACGCACCCTGCCCACGAAAGCATTGTGGCCGTCTCCCGTCCAGTACTGCCACGCCGACGCCCCGACCCGTCAGTCGGCTCCGGGGCCGATCTCACTCCGGTCGGGCAGATCCAGCGCCTCGCGGAGGTCGTACTCCTCGCGTGTGACGATGTAGAGCACGTCTTCGACGATGGTGAGGAGTTCGGGGAGTTCCCGGACTACGAGGTAGGTGACGCCGACGAGGGCGACGACGGCCAGTACCTGACTGATCACCCGATCCGAGAGGTAAAAGGAGACCTTGTAGGGGTCGGTGCCGCCGAACAGAAAGAGCACCTCGTCGACGAACCACTGCATATACTGCTTGCCGAACATCAGCCCGATGAACGTCGTCCGGGCGATGTTGAGGACGTAGATGACCGGAACGGCGATGGCGAGAGCACGGAGCTTCCGCCCCAGGGGCGCCTCGACGGCGGCGATCAGGCCGACGAAGATGGCGATGCTCCCCAGCCCCGTACAGGCGAGGATGATCGAAAAGAGGATGATGTGCCCGCCGTCGGTGACGAATTTGAACGTGTTGAGATAGCCCTGGTCGCCCTCGACGAGCGTCGGGGTGTAGCCGAGCAGTTCCATCGCCCACTCGGTCTGGGCCGTGGTGTGTGAGATGAGGACGTGACGGGGCGAGGGCAGCGAGAGGCCGCCGACCGTGAGCGCCGGAATCGTCTCGAAGGGGAGGTAGACGACGCCCATGACCGCGATGGCCCGCGAGAGGACGAACAACGAGTCACGGCCCCGATAGAGCAGGTAGCCGACGTACAGCGAGGCAGGGACGGCCGCGAGCGAGAGAAACCCCTCGACGAAGCTCTTCTGGACGAACGCGAAGTGGGGGACGAGGGCGGCCCAGAAGGCCGCGAAGACGCCCCACGCCGATATCATCACCGTGCGTGCGTACTCGCTCTCTCGCCACCGGAGGAGCGTGCCGACGAGAAAGAGCGCGACGACGGCCCATGCCAGGGCGTCGGTGAGAGGGCCAGCCATTGACCGACACAACGGTCCCGACCGATAAATTCCTTGTCGTTCGTACTGTCGGCCGTGAGTCAGTAGCTCGAAGCGGGACGGCCGACGGTATCAGCGCACGCTGATCGACACGTCGGACATGCCACCCATGAGGCCCCCGAAAGCCGTCTCGTATCCCTCGTGACGCGCGGTTTGGGGCTGTACGTCGACCGAGAGGGTGAGTCCGTCGCCCGACTCGACGCCGTCGACGACCGCGCCGTAGTGGTAGCCGAGCCCCGGATCGAGCGTCCGGTCGAAGGCGCCCTCGTACACCGTCTCGCCGTCGCGCGTGAGCGTGCCCGACAGCGCCATGGCCGGAATCACCATCCGGTTGTACTGGGTGCGCGCCGAGACGGCAAGGTAGGTGCCCTGCAGTGTCCCCGATCCCTCGCCTTCGATCCCCGCCGGCGGCGACTCCAGCGCGGTCACGACGAGGCGGGCGCCGTTGCTCGTCCCCGACCCCAGCACGGTCCCCGGGAGGTTGGACTCCAGCGGGGCGAAGGAGTCGGGCAGCACCTCCATCGGCATCGGTTCGACGGCGCCCGGCGTCGCCACCGCCTCGTCGAACTGCTCGAACGACAGTTCGTTTTTCGCCGCCTCGCTGTACTCGAACGGGATTTCGACGGTCGCGGGCTCGGCGAAGCGCCCGGCGAACGCGCCGGTCCGTCGGGTCGACACCGCGCCGACGCTCAGCCGGACGTCGTAGGTGCCGTCGCCGTCGAGGCCGAAGTTCGCGCCGTAATGAAAGCCCATCGGCTGGGAGAGCATGGGGTAGATAGCCTCCTGGGAGACGAGCGAGCCGTCGCGGTACACTTCGAGCGAGAGCCCGGTGTCGGGGATGACCGTCATCGTCTCGGGGTCCCAGACGCTCGCCATCAGGTGGACGGCGTCGTCGCTCTCTATTTTCGTCAGCGAGACGGAGTCGCCGTTGACGTTCCAGAATCGGTGGGGGTAGCTGTACATCAGCCCGACGGCGTAGTCGCCACCCGTGCCCGTCCCGATCATCGACATCCCCTCGACGTGGCTCGGGTGGTAGATCCCGTCCGGGCGGTTCTCGGGAACCGGTGGGACACCGGCCGCCCGCGTCTCGATCAGGCTGGAACAGCCGGCGAGCGAGAGCGACCCTGCGAGGGCGCCCGTCCGAAGCAGTGCACGGCGCTTCATACCCCGGCTCGGGGCTCGCGGTCAAAACCGATTCTGGTCCGGTCGTCGAACGGGCTACCCGGGACGGGGAGTCGGGAGGACCCGATGGCGCCGCGGCGGGACGAGGAAGTTCCCCCGCCGGCGCACGAAGATGTACTCCAGAATCCCGTTGTTGACCCGCTGTCGAACCGCAGGCGTCACCGCAGTCAGGTCCGTCCCGTTCATCGCTCGGCGGACCGCCTCGAACTCCGAGATGTGCCGCTGGAGGGAGGGGAAGTGGAGACTCGCCACCTTCTGATCCGACCCGATGTCGTCGGTCGACTCGAAGTGACGGCGCAACAGGCGGACGTTGCCGTCGGCGTCCCGGTTCGCTCGCGCGGCCTTCTGGGCGTGGCCTACCCGACCGTACTCCCGGGCATCGGCCTCGATGTCGTCGACGAACTGATCGATCCCGCTCTCGGAGCCGAGGTTGTCGCCGACACCCTTGACCAACCCCTCCGCGGCGTGGCCGGGGCTGAACATCTCCATCACGCGCTCCTCGTGGGACTGCTCGTCGTACCAGTCGGCGAGTCGCTGCCGGAGGTTGGCGATGACTTTCGTCGTCCCGCCGGCGAAGGGCCCGTCGTCGATGGTGACGTAGTCCTCGGTGGCCTGGTTCCCGCGGAAGCCGGCCGCAAAGCCCATAAACAGCGGCGACGCCTCCGGGACGGGCTTCGAATCGGGGATGCCCGCCGCGTCCTGGTGCTGGGCCGGTAACCCCGCGCCGACGAAGCCGGTCCGCCGCGAGTCGACGGTCAGTGCGTCGGTCAGCGGCGGCACCGTGACGCCGTTGGCGTCCGCCCGTTCCCCGCGCAGCGCGCGGTCGGCTTCGAGGACGGCGTCGGCACGGTCGCTTGCCAGATGGAGCACTGCGTCTTGACGGTCGAAAGTCGGGGATTCGAACGGTGAGAGCGCCCGCGGCTCGGGGAGGTCGACCCCGTCGGGGAGCGACTCTTCGAAGCGGTCGAAGTACGCCGGGGAGTAGGCGATGGAGTAAAGTAGCCCCTCGTGGCTCCACGCGTACGCCCGGTCCAGCGCGTCGAGCGTCGCGGCGAGGGCGTCCCGGTCGTCAGCCGACGGTGGCCCGTCGGCGTCGAGGGTGAGATAGAGCAGGATCTGGTGACTCGGCAACTGCGAGTTGCCGTGCTCGTCGTGGCGGACGTACTCGCGCCAGGCGTGCTGTCGGGTGGGTTTGTCGTTCGGGTCGCCGGCCGGGACCGGCTCGTCGCTCGTCCGGTCGAGACAGGCACTCAGCGCGCTCGCCCCACCGAGCGCGACGGCGGCTTTCAGTACGGCACGGCGCGAACGGTCGATGTCGCCGTCGAGCGGCATTTCCCGGCTCTTGGACCCTCGAAGTCAAGCGGGTTGTGGTTCGGCTCTCGAACCACTCACTCGGTCACGAGGCTATCGACCAGGCGGGTGAAGCGATCGACCAGCCGCTCGGGAACCGACGGCTCGACCAGCCGGAGCAGTTCGGCGGTGTCGTCCGGGCGGGCGAGCGCGAGGGTCACGCGGCGGCGCTCGTCGCGCCGTTTCTCGACGAGGTTCTGCTCGATCAGGTGGTCGAGATGCCACTCCAGCGTGCTTCGGGCGATGCCGAGGTCGTCAGCGACGGGCGTGGGCGCGCTCGGACCCTCCTCGACCAGGTAGAGCAACACGTCACGGGCCGTCTCGCGGCGCAACACTGCAACGGCGCCGCGTTCCCAGTCGTCGTACTCCGGCGTGAAGTAGTGGGTCCGACCGTACAGCGACTCGGAAACCACGTCGTCCGCACGCCGGAGTTTCTTGAGGTGGTACTGGAGCTGTCCGGTCGCGAGGTCGAGTTCGCGGGCGAGTTGGTTGAAGTGGATGCCCGGGTGCTCCGAGACGTGTCGGTGGATGCGCTCGCGCTGGGCCGTCACGACGCCGGCACCTCCCGTCGAACGGTCCGGGCGTAGTACACCGCGGCGACGACGAGGG contains these protein-coding regions:
- the dph5 gene encoding diphthine synthase is translated as MLTFVGLGLYDERSITVEGRDALRAADRVFAEFYTSRLVGTDVSALESHHGIDIDVRDRAGVEQHPEPILDAAEREDVVFLTAGDTMISTTHVDLRLRAIDRGVDTRVIHGISAAQAASGLTGLQNYRFGKAVTLPFPRAHGGDGVPASVVESVETNRERGLHTLVYLDIKVDDGRGTDAGETYMTADVAADLLTTVWPDRLAVAVARAGSPDPVVVADRLSALATREFGDPLHLLVLPGDLHHVEADALRTLGGAPADLLPES
- a CDS encoding iron transporter; the protein is MKRRALLRTGALAGSLSLAGCSSLIETRAAGVPPVPENRPDGIYHPSHVEGMSMIGTGTGGDYAVGLMYSYPHRFWNVNGDSVSLTKIESDDAVHLMASVWDPETMTVIPDTGLSLEVYRDGSLVSQEAIYPMLSQPMGFHYGANFGLDGDGTYDVRLSVGAVSTRRTGAFAGRFAEPATVEIPFEYSEAAKNELSFEQFDEAVATPGAVEPMPMEVLPDSFAPLESNLPGTVLGSGTSNGARLVVTALESPPAGIEGEGSGTLQGTYLAVSARTQYNRMVIPAMALSGTLTRDGETVYEGAFDRTLDPGLGYHYGAVVDGVESGDGLTLSVDVQPQTARHEGYETAFGGLMGGMSDVSISVR
- a CDS encoding winged helix-turn-helix transcriptional regulator, translating into MTAQRERIHRHVSEHPGIHFNQLARELDLATGQLQYHLKKLRRADDVVSESLYGRTHYFTPEYDDWERGAVAVLRRETARDVLLYLVEEGPSAPTPVADDLGIARSTLEWHLDHLIEQNLVEKRRDERRRVTLALARPDDTAELLRLVEPSVPERLVDRFTRLVDSLVTE
- a CDS encoding DUF7405 family protein; this encodes MPLDGDIDRSRRAVLKAAVALGGASALSACLDRTSDEPVPAGDPNDKPTRQHAWREYVRHDEHGNSQLPSHQILLYLTLDADGPPSADDRDALAATLDALDRAYAWSHEGLLYSIAYSPAYFDRFEESLPDGVDLPEPRALSPFESPTFDRQDAVLHLASDRADAVLEADRALRGERADANGVTVPPLTDALTVDSRRTGFVGAGLPAQHQDAAGIPDSKPVPEASPLFMGFAAGFRGNQATEDYVTIDDGPFAGGTTKVIANLRQRLADWYDEQSHEERVMEMFSPGHAAEGLVKGVGDNLGSESGIDQFVDDIEADAREYGRVGHAQKAARANRDADGNVRLLRRHFESTDDIGSDQKVASLHFPSLQRHISEFEAVRRAMNGTDLTAVTPAVRQRVNNGILEYIFVRRRGNFLVPPRRHRVLPTPRPG
- a CDS encoding HalOD1 output domain-containing protein, translating into MIDTAGVSWSEERGAYITRFDDEDGDYSPSVAVAEAVASALEDCERPLFDYVDPDALDALVAGSSETTVSFEVESTTVTVHGDGRVLVRI
- a CDS encoding universal stress protein; this encodes MYDAILVPTDGSEGVDRTLEHAVEMARNHDATVHALYVVDRRFELAADEDREDLIEQLIDRGEGAVAAVAETAEAAGVDAVTSVREGIPYKTILDYAEEANIDVIAMGTHGRTGRDRLAHLGSVTDRVVENATVPVFVVNIGGEE
- a CDS encoding nuclear transport factor 2 family protein, coding for MTTESVLDHHLDAFTAQDLDECLVDYTDDSVIITNMGTFRGLDEIEELFAGLFEEFSQDGSTIELDRKTVEDEYAYIVWHGATPDNDYEFCTDTFVVEDDVITRQTFAGKIEPKA
- a CDS encoding DUF7563 family protein; translation: MPSCQNCGSFVTDDYVRVFAPTGMTEPRVCPNCEDLVRDGGDVRQARARRT
- a CDS encoding NADP-dependent malic enzyme is translated as MGLDEDALDYHRRDPPGKVAIETTKPTSTQRDLSLAYSPGVAAPCRAIADDPSDAYTYTSKGNLVGMVSNGSAVLGLGDIGAQASKPVIEGKGVLLKRFADIDVFDFELDTDDPDAIVEAVSLTEPSFGGIHVEDIKAPECFEIEERLRERMDVPVYHDDQHGTAIVSGAALLNAADIVEKDLDDLEVAFAGAGASAIATADFYVSLGVPRENVTLVDSEGIVTTARADAGDVNDYKAAFAQDCPDGDLTDAIEGADAFVGLAVGDLVDQEMVASMARDPIVFAMANPTPEIGYHEARAARDDTVIAATGRSDFPNQVNNVLCFPFMFRGALDVRATEINEEMKVAAARALAALARTDVPDAVAKAYGDEPLQYGPEYLIPKALDPRVLFEVAPAVAEAAVESGVARLDRDLDAYVEELEARLGKDREMMRIVLNKAKTDPKRVALAEGTDATTIRAASRMVEEGIARPVLLGDRETIEARVTDLGLDFDPAVVDPAEADRLDSYADHLYEARRRKGITRVEAEDLVRTHPDYFGSVMVEMGDADALLTGLTHHYPSALRPPLQVIGTAEDADYAAGVYMLAFRNRVLFVADTTVNQDPGAAELAEIGRHTGELARRFNVDPRAAFLSYSNFGSVDNPGTRKPRRAAELLRDDPAVDFPVDGEMQADTAVVEDILTGTYDFADLEEPANVLIFPNLEAGNIGYKLLQRLGGADAIGPMLVGMDKPVHVLQRGDEVNDIVNLAGVAVVDAQERDDEA
- the artA gene encoding archaeosortase A encodes the protein MAGPLTDALAWAVVALFLVGTLLRWRESEYARTVMISAWGVFAAFWAALVPHFAFVQKSFVEGFLSLAAVPASLYVGYLLYRGRDSLFVLSRAIAVMGVVYLPFETIPALTVGGLSLPSPRHVLISHTTAQTEWAMELLGYTPTLVEGDQGYLNTFKFVTDGGHIILFSIILACTGLGSIAIFVGLIAAVEAPLGRKLRALAIAVPVIYVLNIARTTFIGLMFGKQYMQWFVDEVLFLFGGTDPYKVSFYLSDRVISQVLAVVALVGVTYLVVRELPELLTIVEDVLYIVTREEYDLREALDLPDRSEIGPGAD